The Aedes albopictus strain Foshan chromosome 2, AalbF5, whole genome shotgun sequence region ttatgcgagtgggggcagtatgcaTGAGAGCGAATACGTAAAAAAAACCTCTGTATGGAAAACTTGGAGAACTGACGAAAGCCAGGAAAAACCTGGTAAACCTTCAGAAACAAAAACTTGGATAAATAGAAGGAAGAACTATCGGAGAGCAAATACTTAAGTCAAGTTCAAAACTGTTTAAGAAATGTAAAGGTTTTTTTCTGATCTTTTAGAGTTTATGGACGTACTTTTCAAAAGAAATGTTTGGTGGAAATATGAAACCAATTTCTTTCAATTGACCCAAAAGAACGTTAGGAAAACAAACTTGAAATGATACTTGATCGATTGGTAACAAGAAATCATTTGTTATATTTTGATGGTACatagtttccaaaaaaaaaaaaaaagctctgGGAGGAATTCAGTGATTTGGTGAAATTTATTGGATAATAgattttagcattagcattgagcGAGTCGTACAAATTCGTAGATGGTACAGTTCTAGATCGCTTTTATGAGGATTGCCtttttcccgtccgaaccaaagcacggATTTCAGACTAATttttgactcttagacaagactgatgcAATTCATCAATGTTTGAGAACTGtcgtggccacgtccttgcggttgttaagggatgggaaaggatagttTGTTAGGCATCTTAGAAATCCCAGCTTAGAAAGCTGTACGCAGCTCTACGATCTCTAGGTATCACGGGAATTTAGATGTTGTTAGTGGATGAGTACGAGTACGTTTGGTCAAATTTACACGATAATAGATCTGGAGCATCTGTTATCTTGTTATACGTGTGTAATGTattagaaggccggctccagaggcacgttaataTCGACAGGGTATAGTTTCAATTTATTACAAATTACTCAACTCAGTAATACTTACCAAAATAATGAATGATTTCGTGCAAACCTAACGGTTTCATTCAGAAAATGCATGATCCATTCTGATTTCACCGGCTAGCAAAGTCCTTGATACACCATGTTCGAGTTGACGAGTGAAAATATTTTCACCAACACCACCAACCACTTCAGAAAACAGCATTCATAACAGTCCAAAATTTTCATAAACAAAGTAACAATCTTCCATGTGAAACAAAACTAAACTTCATTGATAACTAAGTTCGCAAACATAACGGGATAACACTTGAACACCATGACCGATTAAAAAATAGCCTATAATCTTTCCGTATCTGAAGCGTTTTTTCCCTTTTCACAATGCTTCACTGAGGCTCGAAACAACAGCGGTGGTGCTGGTGGGGCCGCGCATCACTGCTTCTTGTTCTTATTGCTTGCTTCTTCGGGGCTCTTCCACCTCTCACACACCGTGAAGGAAGCCGAGCCGACGAAGCCCCAGCGcagccaaggaacaccgaaaactTTTCACCACTTTTTTCAATCGCTTCAAAAGGGCCCGAAAAATGTCCGCTTCGACCGGAAAATATCACCAAACAACTGCCGATCACTTCCGCTACCGATGGCACATATTTTCGACCGGTTTCGGTAAGTTTTTCCACCACTATCAGAAGATAAAACGGGATAAGCTACGCACCATTATAAAACACCTCCATTTTGTTTCACACACATTCTGGTTTTCAGTCGTTCGTCCGCTGCAAAGCTGACCAGAGCCGAGTGTTTAGCCAGCCACGATCTTCTAGGGGTGGTCATTCTGAAATATTCGTGTTATACGATAAGTCCAACAAACTTAAAGCAATCGAGTAAGTTGCCCTCAGTTTTGTAAGGCCAGTTTTAATGTTTGGTTTCTTCTAGCTAaggctagaaaaaaaaaatttaaaactcgccatacaaaataaaacagcattgcgaacggcctacaaaaaaatataaaaaggtttgttttaaaatacatttttaaatttaaataaagctATTTCAAATTATATCGAATTGGATAAAAGAAGACACCCTCAGTTCCAACAACAAAACCGACGAAAAATGTGACAGTGCTTTCATCGATTTAGCTCAGTGACACGGTACGATCGTTTGACGTTTTGACTGCTACTACTTTATCGACGTACACGCTCgttaaaatttattgaaaatggaattaatttatttaaaaaaaaatcgcaaatctggcgttcgatttgaatagttcGTAAGGTTTGCTGTGATTTCTATAATGCAGATTCGACCGATCCAAATCGAACGCTAGAAATGTTCAGACATTCTGTTACATTTTTTACCACCCGTCTGTCCAAGGTTTATCTATCGATTTCTTTTTGTGGTTCTCACAAGTGTTTTTACTACCTTATGGTATATAAGCATATACAAAGGCAGTGTATTTCAAACGATAACGGATTTCAATCATCAAATTTTCGCTATTTTCAGAGGCGGTTCCTGACCATCATCACTCTGCATATCCTCatctggatccatttcctccGACTCCTCCTCGTCGCTATCGCTGATAGGTTCATTTACCTCCGAATCTGAATAGTCGTCGCTGTCTACCGCCCCCTGACGCACGCTTATCACTACACCAGCTTTGCCGTGCCTCCGGGCATCCGCGTTGATAAGCACTTTCCTGGGCAAAGCCAGAATGGCGTTTTTGGACTGTTCTTCACTTAGTCCGAATATTAGGCCACTAGAATAAGAAATCATAACATattttttgaagatggtaattttTCTTTGACAAGACGTGCATTACTCACAGATTAGCAATGTCATAAGGCCCCCGCACTTGGAACCGATCTCTGGCTTCGCTGCTAATGATGACATTCTTCGACTTCCCATAGGAATGGTACTTGTGAGCTCGGTTGATAATATCTTTCCGATCGTTCGAGTTGACAATGGCCGGAGCGTACTTGATTTCGAACATGATGTTCCTGTTTACCGCAACAAAGTAGAACTTCCGGCTCATTTTAATTCGCACCGTGTCCGAGTTGTACGAAATGATATCACAGGACATCGTTTGGCAGGCATGTTGAAAGGCATCTTCCGTTATGGGCACTACGGCCACCAAATGGTAGCCGCGAAGTTTGGCTGAACGGGTGGTTATTAAAGTGACGTTTCCTTCCGTATAGACTATGGTCAAGCGGTTTAGTAACCTCAGGCGGCCACTCAGCTCTTTCTGTTAAAAATGGTTGGATCGATAACATTTCAAATTACTATACAGACGTGtttaatgcgaggtatgcacttcaaacggaatcgctcaagtaattttcgttcagtgcatcatttttccgtgaccggaatggtcaagaaatttaacacagcaagccccaattgatttgacatttcgtatcagctccgtactagaatccggaataaagcaacgctttatttcttgagcgattccttgcctgaattttccacgcatcgagataggccaagaaatttcttgcgatctccgtactacccataaaccataaattcgacaatgatttttcataagggcctaactgacttgatcgatttctcttcatcgattctctctttcgctaataacttgatcaaaacaaacaaaatcaatatTCTCATTGTTTCTATAAcaagatgtagtcgtcttcttcacatttcaaccaaaaaatctttggaaaactcaatatacattctgtaataacacaaagagaggatcgatgaagagaattcgaaaatgtcagttaggccctaatgaaaaatcagtgtcgaattattATCATAAATTTTCATAAGAATATTACTTACGCTCAAGGTTTTCAAATCAACGGGAGCTGGTATTGGATCGCCTTTTTTGTCGCAATTATCGTGATTGTAAATTTGTTCAATGGCCACATTTTTAAAACCCACTGAAAATAAAAACGAACAATATTTTATGGATCACCCTAGTAATCATTTTGTTTACAATCTCGAAGTGTTcccacaatagagttaataaactatagaggatgaatgtcgctgctgttccctttgttctcgctcgcaaacatgtcgggtatctatctgtcaaactgcatactttttcgctttgacacttatagcccggcctatctccgccagcaagagatgtttcggcagcgacgccagcgacattcttcctctatagtttattacctctattgttcCCACGCAACGCATCGAAATACCAACCCAACAATACTTACATTCATCCAATtctttcaatattcctagaaGTTCTTTGGTCGAACTGTTGTACGGCACACAGAGATCACTGAAACCAGtaaatttattcatatttccattGAATTTCTGTGGTAGAACTATCCAATTTGAACGAGAAAGTGAACACTGGGACCGGGTTTGGAAACAGTGTTTACATCAACACGTGCGATGAGCAGTTTGATCGAGTTTTTAACCAGAGCCCCGGTACGGCTTTTGACATTTTGTTTTGCCAGAGTCGAACTTTTGCAGGATCGAGCTAAAAAAAACCTTAGGGGAAAACTGCAATAGACAAAAATAACTTTACtggagttcgatttgaataggtcgaatctacataggaatcacagcaaacatacgacttaTTCAAATTGAAAGCTGTCGTGAATTCAAACGCCCGACAACGCCGAATTTTCACCGATGCGGAGCACTTTGCGGAGCGCGACATGGACACGTCCGTTCGTCTCCAAATCCGTCAAAAGAAGAACGACAAAAGAAGAACGACAAAAGCCAGTTCTTATCTTTATTACGAGATTTAGCCCGGGACTAGTTGTTCATCTCCCGACCCATGGTTTTATGAGGTTTTATGTACTTCCCTTCCAGAGAAAGATCTCACACTTTTGTGAGTTTTGtaaacaaattttcatttttgttaaaactttgtaacggtcagacatgtgatacgagcctGGATACGAGAGTGGTTTCCGTAAAGAAAGAGTATCTTGAaggcagcgttcagtagtgtgatcgcgcggtagttcccgcaatccaacttgtcgccctttttgtaaatgggacacacgatactttccatccaTTCTTCCGCTAATAATTCCTCTTCCCAAATTTGGTAATGGTTAAAAAaaatgtagtgctctcaccagcacGCTGGGAAGACAGTCGCGCTTGGAATCAGGACACCATATCGACAGTAGCTTTCACTTCAAGCAGCTTCaatattatgttttcagttcaaaaccgaattagcgacatttttcttttacttccgctgctttttccttgcgttaaacacaatgtcggaagtggggcgctgtatagagcaccaggtgtacaatacagcgccccacttccgacattgtgtttaacgcaaggcaaaagcagcggaagtaaaagaaaaaatgtcgctaattcggttttgaactggaaacataatactgtAATTTTATTGAATATTATTTAATTAGAATATTATACATTTTATTCCACATCTTACAATCTAGTATCCGTTCGGTGCTTGTAGTCCTCCACCTTGCTTCAGTGTTGCCAGGTTTACCAAGCACCGTACGTACAACTAATCTCTGTACGCAACACACGCTTCACTATCAAGGTTCACCCATTCTGCTCATAGAGCGACCTTACGAAATTCATTCTaatcattagtcctgttcaacgacgtaggttgaacttgctcgaagttgctgcatcctactcttacccatttttCAATAAACGGGAAAGAgtgggatggagcaagttcgagcaagttcaacctacgtccaCGTCGTTGAACATGACTATTATGAATATATTTAAGAgccgtttcataagttattccttaTCGAAATATTAAGTTTATTTGGCTGTAGTGTATGAATCACATGCCGCCGACTTACTTTTAGCATGATGAAACTGTAGGCCGACCACCGAAATGAAGAACGATTACACGATCGCAAAAGAAAAAAGACTACGCGGAATGTTGTTACGAGCTATAGCGATATATCGTGTAttttagagtgactggaaggtaGAGTggagtcaatgtcaaaattggaacagcgatcaactgtcaaatccatacaaaagggccttttcatttgacgtctaaaatcGACCGATTTTGGGGGTCTTCGACAGTTCtcctattatgtttccagttcaaaaccgaattagcgacattttttcttttacttccgctgcttttgccttgcgttaaacacaatgtcggaagtggggcggtgtattgtacacctggtgttcTATaaagcgccccacttccgacattgtgtttaacgcaaggaaaaagcagcggaagtaaaagaaaaaatgtcgctaattcggttttgaactggaaacataatatcatACGCAGTTttcagggagttatcaaatctaaagggtaataactaaaaattaataacaaatttagtattcattttgatattttattgggcattaatttacatgaataagtaaaaatttaaattagattttattttaaatttagaagaatctcgtgattgaaaacttgttttgtttgatgCGATATTATCAGAATATGGCACATATTAATGGtgtagtattatcgattgtaacattaacatttcatcaacagtcatttctaacttggAGCCTGAACGAAGAAaagttgtatggaaatcggatatgatatcctcaGCATAACTACACCATGATTCAACTAAAAGAATAATGATGgacattgaagtgacaaagaaaagtaaatttggagtcaaaggacaactgcccttaaccttccgtaactcgcgcaattgactacctgcgtcagcaccacgctaatgctgagtacaaaaagcgagattctttcaacgtgttgtacaaaatacaacagcacgatcgctcgagggttaatatttttgtataggTAATTATATTCcagcttttccttctgattatataatagagttaataaactatagaggacgaatgtcgctgctgttccctttgttctcgttcgcgaacatgtcgggtatctatctgtcaaactgcatactttttcgctttgacacttatatccctccctatctccgccagcaagagatgttgcggcggcgacgccagcgacattcttcctctatagtttattaactctattgattatatgcactgcagcaaaacaaatgtgggagatgttcacgacattccagagccacaggcatcgggactcaaattgaatgacatcgagcaacgaattgagtcgaattcggcttctcagctttttccctcgttacccggggaaaatgatgacattgaaaaaataaAGCATCCCAtaggaaaaatattttactacaataATTCTATCGAGTATGGCATAaagtcgtttggcataatggccaaatggcataatctggcataatagtcgattggtaaaatggccgtttggcataacaataagtgaaatggcattcattattttcatgtatgataaatatctgtattattttcaaaacttcaaacataacgagattcatcattttggtacggagttacaatgaatcctttttcgcgcgggaatactttataaaggtaaaatatgtgaccttcaacagtagaatgaccgtgaattacttcggttggccatATCTAACTTTATTTGCCTTTAATAtagaatttaaaaattaaaacatatttggcaatatgtttagattgcaataaggccggaacaaatctcattttcttcttttgtcacaatactcgttggctcgctaagggggaggacaataaataataaatgtatttgacgaagaaatacccaaacaatttggcaaaatctataaactcatcggatttgttaagaaattttctgtgcaactctaatttcaccttgaaattttaaaatttcttgaataatttattgttgtcccccctcaaaatgttgaattttgaccaaaattttccgagggtgcggggacataagagaaaatcgaaatttgtgtcagcctaattgatatctgggaacttttgtattctgggtagttttgttctcttcgtcatggaaggcttcaatgttgaattcaaagttggcctcaaatctttcccaaccaagcaggcaacttggccgatgaataccccctcataacgaagagaacaaacctgtcgataatatccagtcaccctaaaaagacttactaaagttcaagccaatttaaatcaatagcatgaacattacccagaatcagcaaattaaaaattttgtgtcaatatgtaagtaaaatactctggtagatttaacaaatattttgtgaatataattaatattaataaagcatattaaaccttttttggatttttgaaatcaaatcttgtcATCATTGAGTTtttaaaatgataacaaaatgatatctcgatttgatatttaataaaaacaattcggaaagaaaacttattttgatttcattttgttatcaataacaaaatgagttatcaatttgttataggtttgttctcattccctgctcgggacaGCGCCCCACTTcggacattgtgtttaacgcaaggcaaaagcagcggaagtaaaagaaaaaatgtcgctaattcggttttgaactggaaacataatatgaaACTGAcaattcagcgtttgcgcctttgttcggcaattgtaaacagtggcatacatggACCTGTCACCTGAAAAGgccggctctaccccatttggcataatgccatttggcataataccgtttggcataacagccgtttagcataatggccatttggcataacaagaattatgcacattctttaaaaaaaaaaaaaaaaaatgcacattctttccaagaaggctgttcttcgtattatgccaaatggccattatgccaaacggcgttatgccaaatggcattatgccaaatggggtagagccgaaaaggcctatagggcactgcatgaaattctctctttctctttcattcttacagaaattgggtaaacaacaaggccaagaaacgtcaaaatcccatgcaaaatcaaaacaatgcagtgccctattcccgttccaaacgaacaggagacctgtcaaaattggaacatgacgccactctcccttccagtcactctagtgtATTTGATGTTTCTCTTGAAACGTTCACTTTAGGTAAAACAAATAACATACactagacgagtgcaccgatgaactgaattcatcgcggtccgaaaattttgacactacagcggggtcgttcccaatcagaattgttcaattctgattggaaatcgttcacttctgattagaagcgaccccgctctagtgtcaaaattctcggaccgcgatgaattcagttcatcggtgcactcgtctctTCTGCAATGCTCATCGTGGCAATGCTGCCAGTTTATAAGGAGCCCAATTCCGTGGGAATTTCTTTCAATTCTAGATGAGGCCTCGTAGTACGAACAGAaatcaatttaaaattattttcatttattatttatttaggtaaatgaaaaataaaacaaaaaacaaagattttgttattttgttttcattttttgcgttttttttcttttctatatGCATACGGCAATAAATGGTTCAGTTATTTTCTTTCCTGTTTCAATATGTTCATCGTCTAAAACTGCtgtgttttagattttttttagttttattttttgtttgctAGCGGTAGTCTGTTTCACAATATGTAACCATGCTGTAGTAAAATCATCATGGAACGTTtgcttttttgtttgttttgttctaCAGTTATTTTTTCCTTTTATGTCCTCTGCTGTTCTTCCTTATACTGCACTATATTTATAGGTATTGATTTTTCTTTATCGATAAACATCGCTTATAAGTTAGACGCAGAAGCATTTATGTTTTCTCCTTTCTTTTACCTGACCCTCGTTTTCCTATAGGTtcaaaaagttgatgaaattgtaTGATTTTTTGTTTCTGTATTACTAGTTCAAATGACAGCATGAATGTACCGATCAAAAACATACAAAATTTACGgacaaaattctatttttttttcttgaaccacaGCAGAGCGATGGTTTCTTTCCTTAACAGCATTATACAGTCGCATTTGAGGGAGTTTACCGTGTTGTTGCAAGCAGCTGTCTCCTATTAGCTTTTAGCCGAAACAAATAAATCTGTCCCTTCATCGTTCACCAGTCCTTGGTAAGGGTTCGTTCTGGCCCGATGCTCCGCTCGAGAAATGTTTCTGCATATCTAATTTTTGTTTCTTTACATCTCTACTATCACGATTGGTATTTTTTGTTTACTCTTAGTTTAATATATAGTACTAAATCATAGGTTTCATTACTATTTAGTAGTTTAATCTGTCGTTCTACGGCCTGCTCTTGCTTGTTAGAACACGTGTGTTTCTCCTTCATTCGCTGCTTCAATATTTCGTGTTGTGaagtttgtttttattaatgttctTGTAGTTAATATAATTACACAAAAGAGACAAAAAAATGAAGAACAATCTCTCAAATATCACTTCACGCGTCGAAAAGAATAATTGTAACTATAGAAAAATAAGCAAAATATCATCTCGCACTCGTCACTTGCATCAAACAGACTCACGAACATCCATTACTTAGCCACTATAAGCCATTACTATTTGTCACTGATCATTGTTTATTAACACTATTTATTTACTGGATCCTTACTAGTGTTTTCTGCTAATAGTTGCGGTTCCTCATTACTTTCTGTTACTTCCCCGTTCGACGTTCTATACACATTTGATCTAACATACAGAATAAGGTCATGGATCTAGAATTTTTATGCACTTTAtcttcttttttttcaatttttgaacgataaatgcatttttttttttacttttgttcTAAACGTGGACACAGAAAAACGTGAAACTAGAACAATTTTCTGCCTCTGTAAGAATAGAGTTAAATGAAATGTTTTAACCATATAAATATTCGAAAGATGAATTGCCGCTGTAGTGAATCCTCAATAATAACCAAAACAGCATcagctcgataactgactgctttttaactaggcgctcgataactggaccaaAGTCCAGTAAAAAAGCAGTTGTCTGTCGCAAATAATCGAaatataacctcacattttgcaaatcagcaaacaaaataaaatataacAGTAGCCTCCGGCTCCGGGAGCTCAGTTCAATTTTCGAGTGGCGCTTGCTAACTGAACTGTCgccaaagcccagttatcgagcggaagctgtacttTCGTAAAAATTTGATTGGATTGTCCCTACAATCAGTATCAGAATCCTACTTCATACAGTCAAATGGACGTATTGTAAAAATAAACATAACTTAGGTGAATTCAAACGAATCATAGGtttctttcaaaaacaaaaataaaaactgaatCAAACATCGTGAACAAATTTTTATGTTTGATTTAAACTGCTTCAGTTTAAAATGAACTTTGTATATGTGGAAGTTGTTCTATTAGCGTTGCCAAATTTGTGATT contains the following coding sequences:
- the LOC109621874 gene encoding ribonuclease P protein subunit p30; this encodes MNKFTGFSDLCVPYNSSTKELLGILKELDELGFKNVAIEQIYNHDNCDKKGDPIPAPVDLKTLSKELSGRLRLLNRLTIVYTEGNVTLITTRSAKLRGYHLVAVVPITEDAFQHACQTMSCDIISYNSDTVRIKMSRKFYFVAVNRNIMFEIKYAPAIVNSNDRKDIINRAHKYHSYGKSKNVIISSEARDRFQVRGPYDIANLGLIFGLSEEQSKNAILALPRKVLINADARRHGKAGVVISVRQGAVDSDDYSDSEVNEPISDSDEEESEEMDPDEDMQSDDGQEPPLKIAKI